A single window of Corythoichthys intestinalis isolate RoL2023-P3 chromosome 21, ASM3026506v1, whole genome shotgun sequence DNA harbors:
- the tepsin gene encoding AP-4 complex accessory subunit tepsin isoform X1, translating to MATFMERFAFLQKVPTLMKATADDESPCPGYLFQEIGKISHESMGSDQCLLEYLLERLQVESCHVKLKVLKIFVHLCGHGSKHFLTELRRNSTFIQQASVYSGPPDPIHGMALYQKVRHTAQEVARLLFTDALYIKSGVLPLSMAPSAVASKCTFHPVAGHQLTQQTDVTSEEGMGSAASHRTGLQGFGYNPGKKGAAGNDSLMDKIQKAAEVVASAVLPPTEHQGIRLHDNNYRAVVAPSAPIEVAVPACAYSLPARKSLKIVTQRCPGQVGGGWEETDSGNNSSHNSSQDISTTSRTSAGCNGSQSGASRESSGDLSERVEALQLGDCVQEMALISKLTEGSRVFLSNEESQYFIKECSTLNCEVVVELLSSMLQDPSNTVNMRALCAVACLMTADLLSLEQIFGATQRQLRQLSEGPPGPVANKATKILRQFKALMGGVHHAAKQDPASSSHQVNHTSKQVLTSTYAGSLDPTLSPHNDYISVDEKPSLNEQQFLLAPVRTEVILAAKKEACAQPCGKRLSLFSGMNLVSRATPLCQTTTSHMDPDSQQDSVKENQPDSPASVVCDGSQQSSAFSFLNS from the exons ATGGCTACATTCATGGAACGGTTTGCCTTCCTTCAGAAA GTGCCAACTCTGATGAAGGCTACAGCAGATGATGAGAGCCCATGTCCCGGTTACCTTTTTCAAGAAATTGGAA AAATCTCCCATGAGTCCATGGGGAGTGATCAGTGTTTGTTAGAGTACCTGCTAGAGAGACTTCAAGTTGAGTCCTGTCATGTCAAGCTCAAG GTGTTGAAAATCTTCGTTCATCTGTGTGGCCATGGCTCCAAACATTTTCTCACTGAACTCAGGAGGAATTCCACCTTCATCCAGCAAGCCTCAG tatacagTGGGCCTCCTGATCCAATCCATGGCATGGCTTTGTATCAAAAAGTAAGACATACAGCACAA gAAGTTGCAAGGCTGCTTTTTACCGATGCACTTTACATAAAAAGTGGTGTGCTGCCATTGAGCATGGCACCCTCAGCAGTGG cctctaaatgcacatttcacccTGTTGCCGGCCatcagttaactcagcagactgatgttACATCCGAGGAAG GAATGGGATCAGCAGCTTCCCACAGGACTGGCCTGCAGGGATTTGGCTACAATCCAGGGAAGAAGGGGGCAG CAGGAAATGATTCACTTATGGATAAAATCCAGAAGGCTGCAGAAGTAGTAGCCAGTGCTGTCCTTCCTCCGACAGAACATCAGGGCATCCGTCTCCATGACAACAACTACCGTGCTGTCGTGGCACCCTCTGCACCAATAGAAGTGGCTGTACCAGCATGTGCCTACAGTCTGCCTGCACGCAAAAGTCTAAAAA TAGTGACCCAGCGATGCCCAGGGCAGGTTGGAGGTGGCTGGGAAGAGACGGACAGCGGCAACAACTCCTCTCACAACTCATCTCAGGACATCTCAACCACTAGCAGGACATCCGCGGGGTGCAATGGGAGCCAATCAGGGGCCAGCAGAGAAAGCAGCGGAGACTTATCGGAGCG GGTTGAAGCGTTGCAATTGGGAGACTGCGTCCAGGAGATggcgctcatcagcaagctgacTGAAGGTTCtagagtatttttgtccaatgaGGAGAGCCAGTACTTTATCAAAGA GTGTTCCACTCTCAACTGTGAGGTAGTGGTGGAGTTGCTTTCAAGCATGCTACAGGATCCGTCCAACACTGTTAACATG AGAGCATTGTGTGCCGTAGCCTGCCTCATGACTGCAGACCTTCTCTCTCTGGAGCAAATCTTTGGAGCGACGCAACGTCAGCTTCGTCAGCTAAGTGAAGGCCCACCGGGACCTGTGGCCAACAAAGCCACGAAG ATCCTGAGACAGTTCAAGGCCCTGATGGGTGGAGTTCACCATGCCGCCAAACAGGATCCAGCCAGCAGTAGTCATCAAGTCAACCACACATCCAAGCAAGTGCTTACGTCAACATACGCAGGTTCTTTAGACCCCACACTCTCTCCTCATAATGATTACATCAGTGTGGATGAGAAACCTTCCCTTAATGAACAGCAATTTCTCCTGGCTCCTGTTAGGACTGAAGTTATATTAGCTGCTAAAAAGGAGGCGTGCGCTCAGCCTTGTGGCAAAAGACTGTCCTTGTTCAGTGGTATGAATCTAGTCAGCAGGGCGACGCCTCTGTGTCAGACTACAACATCACATATGGACCCAGACTCACAACAGGACTCTGTAAAAGAGAACCAACCTGACAGTCCAGCTTCAGTTGTGTGTGACGGCAGTCAACAGTCGTCTGCATTCTCGTTTCTTAACTCTTGA
- the tepsin gene encoding AP-4 complex accessory subunit tepsin isoform X7 encodes MATFMERFAFLQKVPTLMKATADDESPCPGYLFQEIGKISHESMGSDQCLLEYLLERLQVESCHVKLKVLKIFVHLCGHGSKHFLTELRRNSTFIQQASVYSGPPDPIHGMALYQKVRHTAQEVARLLFTDALYIKSGVLPLSMAPSAVGMGSAASHRTGLQGFGYNPGKKGAGNDSLMDKIQKAAEVVASAVLPPTEHQGIRLHDNNYRAVVAPSAPIEVAVPACAYSLPARKSLKMTQRCPGQVGGGWEETDSGNNSSHNSSQDISTTSRTSAGCNGSQSGASRESSGDLSERVEALQLGDCVQEMALISKLTEGSRVFLSNEESQYFIKECSTLNCEVVVELLSSMLQDPSNTVNMRALCAVACLMTADLLSLEQIFGATQRQLRQLSEGPPGPVANKATKILRQFKALMGGVHHAAKQDPASSSHQVNHTSKQVLTSTYAGSLDPTLSPHNDYISVDEKPSLNEQQFLLAPVRTEVILAAKKEACAQPCGKRLSLFSGMNLVSRATPLCQTTTSHMDPDSQQDSVKENQPDSPASVVCDGSQQSSAFSFLNS; translated from the exons ATGGCTACATTCATGGAACGGTTTGCCTTCCTTCAGAAA GTGCCAACTCTGATGAAGGCTACAGCAGATGATGAGAGCCCATGTCCCGGTTACCTTTTTCAAGAAATTGGAA AAATCTCCCATGAGTCCATGGGGAGTGATCAGTGTTTGTTAGAGTACCTGCTAGAGAGACTTCAAGTTGAGTCCTGTCATGTCAAGCTCAAG GTGTTGAAAATCTTCGTTCATCTGTGTGGCCATGGCTCCAAACATTTTCTCACTGAACTCAGGAGGAATTCCACCTTCATCCAGCAAGCCTCAG tatacagTGGGCCTCCTGATCCAATCCATGGCATGGCTTTGTATCAAAAAGTAAGACATACAGCACAA gAAGTTGCAAGGCTGCTTTTTACCGATGCACTTTACATAAAAAGTGGTGTGCTGCCATTGAGCATGGCACCCTCAGCAGTGG GAATGGGATCAGCAGCTTCCCACAGGACTGGCCTGCAGGGATTTGGCTACAATCCAGGGAAGAAGGGGGCAG GAAATGATTCACTTATGGATAAAATCCAGAAGGCTGCAGAAGTAGTAGCCAGTGCTGTCCTTCCTCCGACAGAACATCAGGGCATCCGTCTCCATGACAACAACTACCGTGCTGTCGTGGCACCCTCTGCACCAATAGAAGTGGCTGTACCAGCATGTGCCTACAGTCTGCCTGCACGCAAAAGTCTAAAAA TGACCCAGCGATGCCCAGGGCAGGTTGGAGGTGGCTGGGAAGAGACGGACAGCGGCAACAACTCCTCTCACAACTCATCTCAGGACATCTCAACCACTAGCAGGACATCCGCGGGGTGCAATGGGAGCCAATCAGGGGCCAGCAGAGAAAGCAGCGGAGACTTATCGGAGCG GGTTGAAGCGTTGCAATTGGGAGACTGCGTCCAGGAGATggcgctcatcagcaagctgacTGAAGGTTCtagagtatttttgtccaatgaGGAGAGCCAGTACTTTATCAAAGA GTGTTCCACTCTCAACTGTGAGGTAGTGGTGGAGTTGCTTTCAAGCATGCTACAGGATCCGTCCAACACTGTTAACATG AGAGCATTGTGTGCCGTAGCCTGCCTCATGACTGCAGACCTTCTCTCTCTGGAGCAAATCTTTGGAGCGACGCAACGTCAGCTTCGTCAGCTAAGTGAAGGCCCACCGGGACCTGTGGCCAACAAAGCCACGAAG ATCCTGAGACAGTTCAAGGCCCTGATGGGTGGAGTTCACCATGCCGCCAAACAGGATCCAGCCAGCAGTAGTCATCAAGTCAACCACACATCCAAGCAAGTGCTTACGTCAACATACGCAGGTTCTTTAGACCCCACACTCTCTCCTCATAATGATTACATCAGTGTGGATGAGAAACCTTCCCTTAATGAACAGCAATTTCTCCTGGCTCCTGTTAGGACTGAAGTTATATTAGCTGCTAAAAAGGAGGCGTGCGCTCAGCCTTGTGGCAAAAGACTGTCCTTGTTCAGTGGTATGAATCTAGTCAGCAGGGCGACGCCTCTGTGTCAGACTACAACATCACATATGGACCCAGACTCACAACAGGACTCTGTAAAAGAGAACCAACCTGACAGTCCAGCTTCAGTTGTGTGTGACGGCAGTCAACAGTCGTCTGCATTCTCGTTTCTTAACTCTTGA
- the tepsin gene encoding AP-4 complex accessory subunit tepsin isoform X2, whose protein sequence is MATFMERFAFLQKVPTLMKATADDESPCPGYLFQEIGKISHESMGSDQCLLEYLLERLQVESCHVKLKVLKIFVHLCGHGSKHFLTELRRNSTFIQQASVYSGPPDPIHGMALYQKVRHTAQEVARLLFTDALYIKSGVLPLSMAPSAVASKCTFHPVAGHQLTQQTDVTSEEGMGSAASHRTGLQGFGYNPGKKGAGNDSLMDKIQKAAEVVASAVLPPTEHQGIRLHDNNYRAVVAPSAPIEVAVPACAYSLPARKSLKIVTQRCPGQVGGGWEETDSGNNSSHNSSQDISTTSRTSAGCNGSQSGASRESSGDLSERVEALQLGDCVQEMALISKLTEGSRVFLSNEESQYFIKECSTLNCEVVVELLSSMLQDPSNTVNMRALCAVACLMTADLLSLEQIFGATQRQLRQLSEGPPGPVANKATKILRQFKALMGGVHHAAKQDPASSSHQVNHTSKQVLTSTYAGSLDPTLSPHNDYISVDEKPSLNEQQFLLAPVRTEVILAAKKEACAQPCGKRLSLFSGMNLVSRATPLCQTTTSHMDPDSQQDSVKENQPDSPASVVCDGSQQSSAFSFLNS, encoded by the exons ATGGCTACATTCATGGAACGGTTTGCCTTCCTTCAGAAA GTGCCAACTCTGATGAAGGCTACAGCAGATGATGAGAGCCCATGTCCCGGTTACCTTTTTCAAGAAATTGGAA AAATCTCCCATGAGTCCATGGGGAGTGATCAGTGTTTGTTAGAGTACCTGCTAGAGAGACTTCAAGTTGAGTCCTGTCATGTCAAGCTCAAG GTGTTGAAAATCTTCGTTCATCTGTGTGGCCATGGCTCCAAACATTTTCTCACTGAACTCAGGAGGAATTCCACCTTCATCCAGCAAGCCTCAG tatacagTGGGCCTCCTGATCCAATCCATGGCATGGCTTTGTATCAAAAAGTAAGACATACAGCACAA gAAGTTGCAAGGCTGCTTTTTACCGATGCACTTTACATAAAAAGTGGTGTGCTGCCATTGAGCATGGCACCCTCAGCAGTGG cctctaaatgcacatttcacccTGTTGCCGGCCatcagttaactcagcagactgatgttACATCCGAGGAAG GAATGGGATCAGCAGCTTCCCACAGGACTGGCCTGCAGGGATTTGGCTACAATCCAGGGAAGAAGGGGGCAG GAAATGATTCACTTATGGATAAAATCCAGAAGGCTGCAGAAGTAGTAGCCAGTGCTGTCCTTCCTCCGACAGAACATCAGGGCATCCGTCTCCATGACAACAACTACCGTGCTGTCGTGGCACCCTCTGCACCAATAGAAGTGGCTGTACCAGCATGTGCCTACAGTCTGCCTGCACGCAAAAGTCTAAAAA TAGTGACCCAGCGATGCCCAGGGCAGGTTGGAGGTGGCTGGGAAGAGACGGACAGCGGCAACAACTCCTCTCACAACTCATCTCAGGACATCTCAACCACTAGCAGGACATCCGCGGGGTGCAATGGGAGCCAATCAGGGGCCAGCAGAGAAAGCAGCGGAGACTTATCGGAGCG GGTTGAAGCGTTGCAATTGGGAGACTGCGTCCAGGAGATggcgctcatcagcaagctgacTGAAGGTTCtagagtatttttgtccaatgaGGAGAGCCAGTACTTTATCAAAGA GTGTTCCACTCTCAACTGTGAGGTAGTGGTGGAGTTGCTTTCAAGCATGCTACAGGATCCGTCCAACACTGTTAACATG AGAGCATTGTGTGCCGTAGCCTGCCTCATGACTGCAGACCTTCTCTCTCTGGAGCAAATCTTTGGAGCGACGCAACGTCAGCTTCGTCAGCTAAGTGAAGGCCCACCGGGACCTGTGGCCAACAAAGCCACGAAG ATCCTGAGACAGTTCAAGGCCCTGATGGGTGGAGTTCACCATGCCGCCAAACAGGATCCAGCCAGCAGTAGTCATCAAGTCAACCACACATCCAAGCAAGTGCTTACGTCAACATACGCAGGTTCTTTAGACCCCACACTCTCTCCTCATAATGATTACATCAGTGTGGATGAGAAACCTTCCCTTAATGAACAGCAATTTCTCCTGGCTCCTGTTAGGACTGAAGTTATATTAGCTGCTAAAAAGGAGGCGTGCGCTCAGCCTTGTGGCAAAAGACTGTCCTTGTTCAGTGGTATGAATCTAGTCAGCAGGGCGACGCCTCTGTGTCAGACTACAACATCACATATGGACCCAGACTCACAACAGGACTCTGTAAAAGAGAACCAACCTGACAGTCCAGCTTCAGTTGTGTGTGACGGCAGTCAACAGTCGTCTGCATTCTCGTTTCTTAACTCTTGA
- the tepsin gene encoding AP-4 complex accessory subunit tepsin isoform X3, with protein MATFMERFAFLQKVPTLMKATADDESPCPGYLFQEIGKISHESMGSDQCLLEYLLERLQVESCHVKLKVLKIFVHLCGHGSKHFLTELRRNSTFIQQASVYSGPPDPIHGMALYQKVRHTAQEVARLLFTDALYIKSGVLPLSMAPSAVASKCTFHPVAGHQLTQQTDVTSEEGMGSAASHRTGLQGFGYNPGKKGAAGNDSLMDKIQKAAEVVASAVLPPTEHQGIRLHDNNYRAVVAPSAPIEVAVPACAYSLPARKSLKMTQRCPGQVGGGWEETDSGNNSSHNSSQDISTTSRTSAGCNGSQSGASRESSGDLSERVEALQLGDCVQEMALISKLTEGSRVFLSNEESQYFIKECSTLNCEVVVELLSSMLQDPSNTVNMRALCAVACLMTADLLSLEQIFGATQRQLRQLSEGPPGPVANKATKILRQFKALMGGVHHAAKQDPASSSHQVNHTSKQVLTSTYAGSLDPTLSPHNDYISVDEKPSLNEQQFLLAPVRTEVILAAKKEACAQPCGKRLSLFSGMNLVSRATPLCQTTTSHMDPDSQQDSVKENQPDSPASVVCDGSQQSSAFSFLNS; from the exons ATGGCTACATTCATGGAACGGTTTGCCTTCCTTCAGAAA GTGCCAACTCTGATGAAGGCTACAGCAGATGATGAGAGCCCATGTCCCGGTTACCTTTTTCAAGAAATTGGAA AAATCTCCCATGAGTCCATGGGGAGTGATCAGTGTTTGTTAGAGTACCTGCTAGAGAGACTTCAAGTTGAGTCCTGTCATGTCAAGCTCAAG GTGTTGAAAATCTTCGTTCATCTGTGTGGCCATGGCTCCAAACATTTTCTCACTGAACTCAGGAGGAATTCCACCTTCATCCAGCAAGCCTCAG tatacagTGGGCCTCCTGATCCAATCCATGGCATGGCTTTGTATCAAAAAGTAAGACATACAGCACAA gAAGTTGCAAGGCTGCTTTTTACCGATGCACTTTACATAAAAAGTGGTGTGCTGCCATTGAGCATGGCACCCTCAGCAGTGG cctctaaatgcacatttcacccTGTTGCCGGCCatcagttaactcagcagactgatgttACATCCGAGGAAG GAATGGGATCAGCAGCTTCCCACAGGACTGGCCTGCAGGGATTTGGCTACAATCCAGGGAAGAAGGGGGCAG CAGGAAATGATTCACTTATGGATAAAATCCAGAAGGCTGCAGAAGTAGTAGCCAGTGCTGTCCTTCCTCCGACAGAACATCAGGGCATCCGTCTCCATGACAACAACTACCGTGCTGTCGTGGCACCCTCTGCACCAATAGAAGTGGCTGTACCAGCATGTGCCTACAGTCTGCCTGCACGCAAAAGTCTAAAAA TGACCCAGCGATGCCCAGGGCAGGTTGGAGGTGGCTGGGAAGAGACGGACAGCGGCAACAACTCCTCTCACAACTCATCTCAGGACATCTCAACCACTAGCAGGACATCCGCGGGGTGCAATGGGAGCCAATCAGGGGCCAGCAGAGAAAGCAGCGGAGACTTATCGGAGCG GGTTGAAGCGTTGCAATTGGGAGACTGCGTCCAGGAGATggcgctcatcagcaagctgacTGAAGGTTCtagagtatttttgtccaatgaGGAGAGCCAGTACTTTATCAAAGA GTGTTCCACTCTCAACTGTGAGGTAGTGGTGGAGTTGCTTTCAAGCATGCTACAGGATCCGTCCAACACTGTTAACATG AGAGCATTGTGTGCCGTAGCCTGCCTCATGACTGCAGACCTTCTCTCTCTGGAGCAAATCTTTGGAGCGACGCAACGTCAGCTTCGTCAGCTAAGTGAAGGCCCACCGGGACCTGTGGCCAACAAAGCCACGAAG ATCCTGAGACAGTTCAAGGCCCTGATGGGTGGAGTTCACCATGCCGCCAAACAGGATCCAGCCAGCAGTAGTCATCAAGTCAACCACACATCCAAGCAAGTGCTTACGTCAACATACGCAGGTTCTTTAGACCCCACACTCTCTCCTCATAATGATTACATCAGTGTGGATGAGAAACCTTCCCTTAATGAACAGCAATTTCTCCTGGCTCCTGTTAGGACTGAAGTTATATTAGCTGCTAAAAAGGAGGCGTGCGCTCAGCCTTGTGGCAAAAGACTGTCCTTGTTCAGTGGTATGAATCTAGTCAGCAGGGCGACGCCTCTGTGTCAGACTACAACATCACATATGGACCCAGACTCACAACAGGACTCTGTAAAAGAGAACCAACCTGACAGTCCAGCTTCAGTTGTGTGTGACGGCAGTCAACAGTCGTCTGCATTCTCGTTTCTTAACTCTTGA
- the tepsin gene encoding AP-4 complex accessory subunit tepsin isoform X6: MATFMERFAFLQKVPTLMKATADDESPCPGYLFQEIGKISHESMGSDQCLLEYLLERLQVESCHVKLKVLKIFVHLCGHGSKHFLTELRRNSTFIQQASVYSGPPDPIHGMALYQKVRHTAQEVARLLFTDALYIKSGVLPLSMAPSAVGMGSAASHRTGLQGFGYNPGKKGAGNDSLMDKIQKAAEVVASAVLPPTEHQGIRLHDNNYRAVVAPSAPIEVAVPACAYSLPARKSLKIVTQRCPGQVGGGWEETDSGNNSSHNSSQDISTTSRTSAGCNGSQSGASRESSGDLSERVEALQLGDCVQEMALISKLTEGSRVFLSNEESQYFIKECSTLNCEVVVELLSSMLQDPSNTVNMRALCAVACLMTADLLSLEQIFGATQRQLRQLSEGPPGPVANKATKILRQFKALMGGVHHAAKQDPASSSHQVNHTSKQVLTSTYAGSLDPTLSPHNDYISVDEKPSLNEQQFLLAPVRTEVILAAKKEACAQPCGKRLSLFSGMNLVSRATPLCQTTTSHMDPDSQQDSVKENQPDSPASVVCDGSQQSSAFSFLNS; encoded by the exons ATGGCTACATTCATGGAACGGTTTGCCTTCCTTCAGAAA GTGCCAACTCTGATGAAGGCTACAGCAGATGATGAGAGCCCATGTCCCGGTTACCTTTTTCAAGAAATTGGAA AAATCTCCCATGAGTCCATGGGGAGTGATCAGTGTTTGTTAGAGTACCTGCTAGAGAGACTTCAAGTTGAGTCCTGTCATGTCAAGCTCAAG GTGTTGAAAATCTTCGTTCATCTGTGTGGCCATGGCTCCAAACATTTTCTCACTGAACTCAGGAGGAATTCCACCTTCATCCAGCAAGCCTCAG tatacagTGGGCCTCCTGATCCAATCCATGGCATGGCTTTGTATCAAAAAGTAAGACATACAGCACAA gAAGTTGCAAGGCTGCTTTTTACCGATGCACTTTACATAAAAAGTGGTGTGCTGCCATTGAGCATGGCACCCTCAGCAGTGG GAATGGGATCAGCAGCTTCCCACAGGACTGGCCTGCAGGGATTTGGCTACAATCCAGGGAAGAAGGGGGCAG GAAATGATTCACTTATGGATAAAATCCAGAAGGCTGCAGAAGTAGTAGCCAGTGCTGTCCTTCCTCCGACAGAACATCAGGGCATCCGTCTCCATGACAACAACTACCGTGCTGTCGTGGCACCCTCTGCACCAATAGAAGTGGCTGTACCAGCATGTGCCTACAGTCTGCCTGCACGCAAAAGTCTAAAAA TAGTGACCCAGCGATGCCCAGGGCAGGTTGGAGGTGGCTGGGAAGAGACGGACAGCGGCAACAACTCCTCTCACAACTCATCTCAGGACATCTCAACCACTAGCAGGACATCCGCGGGGTGCAATGGGAGCCAATCAGGGGCCAGCAGAGAAAGCAGCGGAGACTTATCGGAGCG GGTTGAAGCGTTGCAATTGGGAGACTGCGTCCAGGAGATggcgctcatcagcaagctgacTGAAGGTTCtagagtatttttgtccaatgaGGAGAGCCAGTACTTTATCAAAGA GTGTTCCACTCTCAACTGTGAGGTAGTGGTGGAGTTGCTTTCAAGCATGCTACAGGATCCGTCCAACACTGTTAACATG AGAGCATTGTGTGCCGTAGCCTGCCTCATGACTGCAGACCTTCTCTCTCTGGAGCAAATCTTTGGAGCGACGCAACGTCAGCTTCGTCAGCTAAGTGAAGGCCCACCGGGACCTGTGGCCAACAAAGCCACGAAG ATCCTGAGACAGTTCAAGGCCCTGATGGGTGGAGTTCACCATGCCGCCAAACAGGATCCAGCCAGCAGTAGTCATCAAGTCAACCACACATCCAAGCAAGTGCTTACGTCAACATACGCAGGTTCTTTAGACCCCACACTCTCTCCTCATAATGATTACATCAGTGTGGATGAGAAACCTTCCCTTAATGAACAGCAATTTCTCCTGGCTCCTGTTAGGACTGAAGTTATATTAGCTGCTAAAAAGGAGGCGTGCGCTCAGCCTTGTGGCAAAAGACTGTCCTTGTTCAGTGGTATGAATCTAGTCAGCAGGGCGACGCCTCTGTGTCAGACTACAACATCACATATGGACCCAGACTCACAACAGGACTCTGTAAAAGAGAACCAACCTGACAGTCCAGCTTCAGTTGTGTGTGACGGCAGTCAACAGTCGTCTGCATTCTCGTTTCTTAACTCTTGA
- the tepsin gene encoding AP-4 complex accessory subunit tepsin isoform X4 has product MATFMERFAFLQKVPTLMKATADDESPCPGYLFQEIGKISHESMGSDQCLLEYLLERLQVESCHVKLKVLKIFVHLCGHGSKHFLTELRRNSTFIQQASVYSGPPDPIHGMALYQKVRHTAQEVARLLFTDALYIKSGVLPLSMAPSAVASKCTFHPVAGHQLTQQTDVTSEEGMGSAASHRTGLQGFGYNPGKKGAGNDSLMDKIQKAAEVVASAVLPPTEHQGIRLHDNNYRAVVAPSAPIEVAVPACAYSLPARKSLKMTQRCPGQVGGGWEETDSGNNSSHNSSQDISTTSRTSAGCNGSQSGASRESSGDLSERVEALQLGDCVQEMALISKLTEGSRVFLSNEESQYFIKECSTLNCEVVVELLSSMLQDPSNTVNMRALCAVACLMTADLLSLEQIFGATQRQLRQLSEGPPGPVANKATKILRQFKALMGGVHHAAKQDPASSSHQVNHTSKQVLTSTYAGSLDPTLSPHNDYISVDEKPSLNEQQFLLAPVRTEVILAAKKEACAQPCGKRLSLFSGMNLVSRATPLCQTTTSHMDPDSQQDSVKENQPDSPASVVCDGSQQSSAFSFLNS; this is encoded by the exons ATGGCTACATTCATGGAACGGTTTGCCTTCCTTCAGAAA GTGCCAACTCTGATGAAGGCTACAGCAGATGATGAGAGCCCATGTCCCGGTTACCTTTTTCAAGAAATTGGAA AAATCTCCCATGAGTCCATGGGGAGTGATCAGTGTTTGTTAGAGTACCTGCTAGAGAGACTTCAAGTTGAGTCCTGTCATGTCAAGCTCAAG GTGTTGAAAATCTTCGTTCATCTGTGTGGCCATGGCTCCAAACATTTTCTCACTGAACTCAGGAGGAATTCCACCTTCATCCAGCAAGCCTCAG tatacagTGGGCCTCCTGATCCAATCCATGGCATGGCTTTGTATCAAAAAGTAAGACATACAGCACAA gAAGTTGCAAGGCTGCTTTTTACCGATGCACTTTACATAAAAAGTGGTGTGCTGCCATTGAGCATGGCACCCTCAGCAGTGG cctctaaatgcacatttcacccTGTTGCCGGCCatcagttaactcagcagactgatgttACATCCGAGGAAG GAATGGGATCAGCAGCTTCCCACAGGACTGGCCTGCAGGGATTTGGCTACAATCCAGGGAAGAAGGGGGCAG GAAATGATTCACTTATGGATAAAATCCAGAAGGCTGCAGAAGTAGTAGCCAGTGCTGTCCTTCCTCCGACAGAACATCAGGGCATCCGTCTCCATGACAACAACTACCGTGCTGTCGTGGCACCCTCTGCACCAATAGAAGTGGCTGTACCAGCATGTGCCTACAGTCTGCCTGCACGCAAAAGTCTAAAAA TGACCCAGCGATGCCCAGGGCAGGTTGGAGGTGGCTGGGAAGAGACGGACAGCGGCAACAACTCCTCTCACAACTCATCTCAGGACATCTCAACCACTAGCAGGACATCCGCGGGGTGCAATGGGAGCCAATCAGGGGCCAGCAGAGAAAGCAGCGGAGACTTATCGGAGCG GGTTGAAGCGTTGCAATTGGGAGACTGCGTCCAGGAGATggcgctcatcagcaagctgacTGAAGGTTCtagagtatttttgtccaatgaGGAGAGCCAGTACTTTATCAAAGA GTGTTCCACTCTCAACTGTGAGGTAGTGGTGGAGTTGCTTTCAAGCATGCTACAGGATCCGTCCAACACTGTTAACATG AGAGCATTGTGTGCCGTAGCCTGCCTCATGACTGCAGACCTTCTCTCTCTGGAGCAAATCTTTGGAGCGACGCAACGTCAGCTTCGTCAGCTAAGTGAAGGCCCACCGGGACCTGTGGCCAACAAAGCCACGAAG ATCCTGAGACAGTTCAAGGCCCTGATGGGTGGAGTTCACCATGCCGCCAAACAGGATCCAGCCAGCAGTAGTCATCAAGTCAACCACACATCCAAGCAAGTGCTTACGTCAACATACGCAGGTTCTTTAGACCCCACACTCTCTCCTCATAATGATTACATCAGTGTGGATGAGAAACCTTCCCTTAATGAACAGCAATTTCTCCTGGCTCCTGTTAGGACTGAAGTTATATTAGCTGCTAAAAAGGAGGCGTGCGCTCAGCCTTGTGGCAAAAGACTGTCCTTGTTCAGTGGTATGAATCTAGTCAGCAGGGCGACGCCTCTGTGTCAGACTACAACATCACATATGGACCCAGACTCACAACAGGACTCTGTAAAAGAGAACCAACCTGACAGTCCAGCTTCAGTTGTGTGTGACGGCAGTCAACAGTCGTCTGCATTCTCGTTTCTTAACTCTTGA